In Pseudomonadota bacterium, the genomic stretch ATGTTTAGCCGGCGCGGGCGTTTGTTTTCCCGGCTGGGGGCTTTGCTTTTACTGCTGTTCTTTCTTCTTTTGATCAGTTTGCCCAACCTGATTGATCTCGAGAAATTCCGTCCCCGCCTTTTGCTTTTTCTGGAATCGAAGTTCAATGGGCAAATCAGTATCGAGCGCATCAGTCTGACCTTTCGCTACGGCCCCGGTTTTCAGGTGAATGGTTTCAGGCTGACAGACCATGACGGCAGACAACGGATTGACGCGGCGGTGGCGAGGGTCAGTTTTTCCACCGGGCCCCTTTTGCGGCGCACACTGCGTCTCAAACGGCTGGTTCTGGTGGAACCCAGGATCGTATTTTCCCTGGAAAAAGGGCGTTCGCCCTGGTCCGCGTTTTTACCGCCGACCGACCGGCAGGTTGCGGTCCCCGGCCTGCCGGAGCCTGACTCGACAAACGCAGACCAAGCCTCAACTCCAGCCCAGGTTCAGGTTCAACCTTCAGCCCAAGTTCAGACCCCGCCCAACGGGTTCGCCGGATGGCATTTTCTGGGCGATCTTGAGGAAGCGAAAATTGAAATCATTAATGGTTCCCTGGAACTGACCGACCGCAGTTTTGCCGCGAGTCCGGTAATTACCCGGTTTGCGGATCTCGATGCTCGGTGCGAGTGGGGGGCGGCCGGGGCTCCAGCTGATTTCAGGCTGGACGCTCAGGTGCTGGATCACGAAAATCCGGGTTCAATCAAGATCTTCGGCCGCTGCAGTAACCTGGGCCTGCCTTTTCAGCTTGAACAAATCCGGCTTAATTGCCGGGTGCAGGCGGTTGATCTCAATGCCGCCAATTATTTCCCCTACTATCAGAAATATGTTCCGATCAGGTTTATCGGCGCCCGGGTGGATATCGATTCGACCTATCGGGGCTCTTTGCTGGGTTTGTTTTCCTCGGTAGGTAAAATCACTCTGCGGCGGGCGGAGCTCGATTATCCTCAGGTTTTCGGCCGCAAACTTGAATGCCAACGTCTTGATCTGGAATATGATTTTTGTCTGGCGGATCATTACAACACCATTGAAATGCGAAAATTCAGACTGGCTGTCGATGGCTTGAAACTCAATGGCTATTGCCTTCTGCATGAAGCCCGGCGGGGCCTGGACGGCACCATCGAGGCGCGGGTCGAGATGCCCGCCTGCCGTCCGCACCGGCTGGCCGGCCTGCTGCCCTGGCGTTTACTGCCCTGCCGATTTGAAACGTCATTTAATAAACTGCAGAATTTTGGCGAATTGTCGGTCGATGAACTGTGGCTTAAAGGCAGTTATCGTCAGATTGTCCATTTGGCGCGGGAAAATTCGCAGCAGGGCGTGTTGGGCGGTTCCATGCAGGCTCGCGGCCTACGGGTCGGGCTGCTTGAGGGGCAGGCTCCGTTGCTGCTCAATGGCGGCCGCGCCCGCCTGCAGGACGATCTGCTGATTCTGGAAGGACTCGAATTATTCCTGGCCGGTTTGCATGTCGAAGCCCTGAAGGTCTCCTTTTCCGATCTTTTCCGTAATCCACAAATCAACAGCGCCGGTTGTTTTGCGGTTGATCTGGAACGGTTTTATCCCGTTTTCGTCGCATCCCTGGCTGACTGCCGGTCGGCAGGGCAGGGGTTTTTGCCGGCTGGAATTGAACTCGGCGGCCGTCTGTGGGGGGAACTGGCTGGAGG encodes the following:
- a CDS encoding DUF748 domain-containing protein; translation: MFSRRGRLFSRLGALLLLLFFLLLISLPNLIDLEKFRPRLLLFLESKFNGQISIERISLTFRYGPGFQVNGFRLTDHDGRQRIDAAVARVSFSTGPLLRRTLRLKRLVLVEPRIVFSLEKGRSPWSAFLPPTDRQVAVPGLPEPDSTNADQASTPAQVQVQPSAQVQTPPNGFAGWHFLGDLEEAKIEIINGSLELTDRSFAASPVITRFADLDARCEWGAAGAPADFRLDAQVLDHENPGSIKIFGRCSNLGLPFQLEQIRLNCRVQAVDLNAANYFPYYQKYVPIRFIGARVDIDSTYRGSLLGLFSSVGKITLRRAELDYPQVFGRKLECQRLDLEYDFCLADHYNTIEMRKFRLAVDGLKLNGYCLLHEARRGLDGTIEARVEMPACRPHRLAGLLPWRLLPCRFETSFNKLQNFGELSVDELWLKGSYRQIVHLARENSQQGVLGGSMQARGLRVGLLEGQAPLLLNGGRARLQDDLLILEGLELFLAGLHVEALKVSFSDLFRNPQINSAGCFAVDLERFYPVFVASLADCRSAGQGFLPAGIELGGRLWGELAGG